A window from Sceloporus undulatus isolate JIND9_A2432 ecotype Alabama chromosome 8, SceUnd_v1.1, whole genome shotgun sequence encodes these proteins:
- the CDIP1 gene encoding cell death-inducing p53-target protein 1: MSSDPPPPYPGGPSAPLIEEKDGSPFPAGRVSPAVVQPPLDVGPPPYEPLPPQPGFIPPPMSAEGTMPYMPPPGGYYVPPGPHPAMGYYPGPAAAYAPMGGQTATVLVPSGAATTVTVLQGEIFQAAPVPTVCPHCQQAITTKISHEVGLMNFLLGFFCCFVGCDLGCCLIPCLIDEFKDVTHTCPNCKAYIYTYKRMC, from the exons ATGTCCAGCGACCCCCCTCCCCCCTACCCAGGGGGCCCATCAGCCCCACTCATAGAAGAGAAGGACGGCTCCCCTTTCCCCGCAG GCAGGGTCTCCCCTGCTGTGGTGCAGCCGCCTTTGGATGTCGGACCCCCGCCGTATGAGCCGCTCCCCCCACAGCCGGGCTTCATCCCCCCACCCATGTCTGCTGAGGGCACGATGCCCTACATGCCACCCCCAG GAGGCTACTATGTTCCTCCCGGACCCCACCCCGCCATGGGCTACTACCCCGGCCCAGCTGCCGCCTATGCCCCCATGGGAGGCCAGACAGCCACAGTCCTGGTGCCCTCGGGGGCGGCAACCACCGTGACCGTCCTGCAAGGGGAGATCTTCCAGGCGGCCCCTGTGCCCACCGTCTGTCCCCACTGCCAGCAGGCCATCACCACCAAGATCAGCCACGAGGTCGGCCTCATGAACTTCCTGCTCGGCTTCTTCTGCTGCTTTGTGGG gTGTGACCTTGGCTGCTGCTTGATCCCTTGCCTGATCGATGAGTTCAAGGACGTGACCCACACCTGCCCCAACTGCAAGGCCTACATCTACACCTACAAGCGCATGTGCTAG
- the C8H16orf96 gene encoding uncharacterized protein C16orf96 homolog isoform X2 produces MDFIKPASALLTSATPSAETIQVAKKSSSIFHQMHERILAIEKQLAFLNGTPDTDQLLARTQGASRPAQDMWQMMQLKKKMEVNEEGMTKAMNTLQDLLSNICSLRVANNNVEEELGQLKNNFTKLGIDEIKERLQQLDQKTGLLDGIQEGLDEGKGKGTVEPDTLDLVRWSSLCEMLTGKGFLEKADREKASREVLAVLTQLPEKHEALMAQMAQLEAQMKQQMGLGVFPAISEMPELKLLMEQMERMQRQEEQKKESLQAMMDQVQQLKEQCEKQQRGIDRLTKSTSDMEAMRMMLEQLNVTKADKTVIQEEMSVKADKSALEAKVNHGELQSATTQLSEMMQDLLQKMSLQDKDWQKALEKLFTDMDCKLDRMALDPLSQQLEEVWKFIKKYLSEGPRFDADSAAGFKKQLFERVKCISCDRPVTMATGPHMITVRKVPLRPRPASANGYEYLARQQRKDLEGNEMTSNPPPQTCWQCQAHHQACSNKRLSRSQDLGTIYPYGDPMALTYDNTEVDILGVNGILYKGRLSSQAGERALALQKEFTAVKPPRPRSRMERARSAFADVSTSPYASSMRRIGSSPNGSNRRGGEQPQLTVESVDGIVASMSTSFSQSHVQSGGGVAGM; encoded by the exons ATGGACTTCATCAAGCCGGCTTCGGCCTTGCTGACCTCTGCTACACCATCCGCAGAAACCATCCAGGTGGCCAAGAAGTCCAGCTCCATCTTCCACCAGATGCATGAGAGGATCCTGGCCATCGAGAAGCAGCTGGCTTTCCTGAATGGCACCCCGGACACTGACCAGCTGCTGGCCAGGACCCAAGGGGCCTCCCGGCCAGCCCAGGACATGTGGCAGATGATGCAGctgaagaagaagatggaggTCAACGAGGAAGGGATGACCAAG GCCATGAACACCTTGCAGGATCTGCTGAGCAATATCTGTTCCCTGCGTGTGGCCAACAACAACGTGGAGGAGGAGCTGGGGCAGCTGAAGAACAACTTTACCAAA CTCGGCATTGATGAAATTAAAGAGCGACTCCAACAATTGGACCAGAAGACTGGCTTGTTGGATGGGATACAAGAGGGACTG gatgaagggaaggggaagggcacAGTGGAGCCAGACACTTTGGACCTGGTCCGATGGAGCTCCCTCTGTGAGATGTTGACCGGAAAG GGCTTTTTGGAGAAAGCGGACCGAGAAAAAGCATCCAGGGAGGTTCTGGCTGTGCTGACCCAGTTGCCGGAGAAGCACGAGGCGCTCATGGCCCAAATGGCTCAGTTGGAGGCCCAGATGAAGCAGCAGATGGGGCTTGGAG TGTTCCCAGCCATTTCGGAGATGCCTGAACTGAAGTTGCTGATGGAGCAGATGGAGAGGATGCAGCGTCAGGAGGAGCAG AAAAAGGAGTCTCTGCAAGCCATGATGGACCAAGTGCAGCAGCTAAAGGAACAATGCGAGAAACAGCAAAGGGGGATAGACAggctgaccaagagcacctccgACATGGAG gccatgcGCATGATGCTGGAACAGCTGAACGTCACCAAAGCAGACAAAACTGTGATCCAGGAGGAGATGAGTGTG AAAGCTGACAAGAGTGCTCTGGAGGCAAAAGTCAACCATGGGGAGCTGCAGTCGGCCACCACCCAGCTGAGTGAGATGATGCAGGACCTCCTGCAGAAGATGTCCCTCCAGGACAAGGATTGGCAGAAGGCCCTGGAGAAGCTCTTCACTGACATGGACTGCAAG ttggaccggatggccctggACCCTCTGAGCCAGCAGCTGGAGGAGGTATGGAAGTTCATCAAGAAATACCTGAGTGAGGGTCCCCGCTTTGACGCAGACAGCGCTGCTGGTTTCAAGAA GCAGCTCTTTGAGAGAGTGAAGTGCATCTCCTGCGACCGGCCAGTGACCATGGCGACTGGGCC GCACATGATCACCGTCCGGAAAGTTCCCCTGAGGCCTCGTCCTGCCAGCGCCAACGGCTACGAGTACCTTGCACGGCAGCAGAGGAA gGATTTGGAGGGGAACGAAATGACCAGCAACCCACCTCCACAGACCTGCTGGCAATGCCAGGCCCACCACCAGGCCTGCAGCAACAAGCGCCTCTCTCGCTCCCAGGACCTGGGCACAATCTACCCCTACGGAGACCCCATGGCCCTCACCTACGACAAC ACCGAGGTGGACATTCTGGGCGTGAATGGCATTCTCTACAAAGGGCGGCTGAGTTCGCAGGCCGGAGAGCGGGCTCTGGCCCTGCAGAAGGAGTTTACAG CCGTGAAGCCTCCCCGGCCCCGTTCCCGGATGGAGAGAGCCCGCTCGGCCTTTGCAGATGTCAGCACCTCGCCCTACGCAT CATCCATGCGGCGGATCGGTTCATCGCCAAACGGGAGCAACCGACGCGGAGGGGAACAGCCGCAGCTGACCGTAGAGTCGGTGGATGGCATAGTGGCCTCCATGTCCACCAGCTTCAGCCAGTCCCATGTCCAGAGCGGTGGCGGGGTGGCCGGCATGTGA
- the HMOX2 gene encoding heme oxygenase 2 produces MSSDVTEAPDETENLSYEETEEGEEEEEEEENVSPMDLSELLKEGTKESHDRAENTQFVKDFLKGRIKRELFKLGTVALYFTYSALEEEMERNKDQPVFTPLYFPLELHRKEALEKDLEYFYGEGWREKIQCSEATQHYVERIRHVGRHQPELLVAHAYTRYMGDLSGGQVLKKVAQRALKLPSTGEGIQFYVFDNISNAQQFKQFYRARLNALDLDQETKERIVKEANKAFEFNMQVFEELDKIGALLTEEAQEAGLPVHDGKGDLRKCPYYAAKLAGTEGLGGCPLAVLQQPTTQLVLAACVAIAAGVVAWYVM; encoded by the exons ATGTCGTCCGACGTGACAGAGGCGCCGGATGAGACCGAGAACCTGAGCTACGAGGAGACGGAggaaggcgaggaggaggaggaggaggaggagaacgtCAG ccccATGGACTTGTCTGAGCTGCTCAAAGAAGGAACCAAGGAATCTCACGACCGGGCTGAGAACACCCAGTTCGTCAAAGACTTCCTGAAAGGGCGAATCAAGCGGGAGCTCTTCAAG CTGGGCACAGTGGCCCTCTACTTCACATACTCAGCcctggaggaggagatggagcgcAACAAGGACCAGCCGGTTTTCACCCCACTCTACTTCCCACTGGAGCTCCACCGGAAGGAGGCACTGGAGAAGGACCTGGAGTATTTCTATGGGGAGGGCTGGCGGGAGAAGATCCAGTGTTCGGAGGCCACCCAGCACTACGTCGAGCGCATCCGCCACGTCGGGAGGCACCAGCCAGAACTGCTGGTGGCCCATGCCTACACCCGCTACATGGGGGACCTCTCTGGGGGTCAGGTGCTGAAGAAGGTGGCCCAGCGGGCCCTCAAATTGCCCAGCACCGGCGAGGGGATCCAGTTCTATGTATTCGATAACATCTCCAATGCCCAGCAGTTCAAGCAGTTCTACCGGGCCCGGCTGAATGCCCTGGACCTGGACCAGGAGACCAAGGAGCGGATCGTCAAGGAGGCCAACAAGGCCTTTGAGTTCAACATGCAG GTCTTTGAGGAACTGGACAAGATTGGGGCTTTGCTGACTGAAGAAGCCCAAGAGGCCGGCCTCCCAGTGCATGATGGAAAAGGTGACCTGCGCAAGTGCCCCTATTACGCAGCCAAACTGG CTGGTACTGAGGGCTTGGGCGGCTGCCCCTTGGCTGTACTGCAGCAGCCCACCACCCAGCTGGTCCTGGCAGCCTGCGTGGCCATTGCTGCAGGAGTGGTGGCCTGGTACGTGATGTGA
- the C8H16orf96 gene encoding uncharacterized protein C16orf96 homolog isoform X1, translating to MAHSFTFSELVNLAIGTPELGHVNFNALHLFLHSILDYLQLNDVKREITDDEMDFIKPASALLTSATPSAETIQVAKKSSSIFHQMHERILAIEKQLAFLNGTPDTDQLLARTQGASRPAQDMWQMMQLKKKMEVNEEGMTKAMNTLQDLLSNICSLRVANNNVEEELGQLKNNFTKLGIDEIKERLQQLDQKTGLLDGIQEGLDEGKGKGTVEPDTLDLVRWSSLCEMLTGKGFLEKADREKASREVLAVLTQLPEKHEALMAQMAQLEAQMKQQMGLGVFPAISEMPELKLLMEQMERMQRQEEQKKESLQAMMDQVQQLKEQCEKQQRGIDRLTKSTSDMEAMRMMLEQLNVTKADKTVIQEEMSVKADKSALEAKVNHGELQSATTQLSEMMQDLLQKMSLQDKDWQKALEKLFTDMDCKLDRMALDPLSQQLEEVWKFIKKYLSEGPRFDADSAAGFKKQLFERVKCISCDRPVTMATGPHMITVRKVPLRPRPASANGYEYLARQQRKDLEGNEMTSNPPPQTCWQCQAHHQACSNKRLSRSQDLGTIYPYGDPMALTYDNTEVDILGVNGILYKGRLSSQAGERALALQKEFTAVKPPRPRSRMERARSAFADVSTSPYASSMRRIGSSPNGSNRRGGEQPQLTVESVDGIVASMSTSFSQSHVQSGGGVAGM from the exons atggcccacAGCTTCACCTTCTCTGAGCTGGTCAACCTGGCCATCGGGACCCCCGAACTGGGCCACGTCAACTTCAACGCCCTCCACTTGTTCCTCCACAGCATCCTGGACTATCTCCAGTTGAATGACGTGAAGAGAGAAATCACGGACGACGAGATGGACTTCATCAAGCCGGCTTCGGCCTTGCTGACCTCTGCTACACCATCCGCAGAAACCATCCAGGTGGCCAAGAAGTCCAGCTCCATCTTCCACCAGATGCATGAGAGGATCCTGGCCATCGAGAAGCAGCTGGCTTTCCTGAATGGCACCCCGGACACTGACCAGCTGCTGGCCAGGACCCAAGGGGCCTCCCGGCCAGCCCAGGACATGTGGCAGATGATGCAGctgaagaagaagatggaggTCAACGAGGAAGGGATGACCAAG GCCATGAACACCTTGCAGGATCTGCTGAGCAATATCTGTTCCCTGCGTGTGGCCAACAACAACGTGGAGGAGGAGCTGGGGCAGCTGAAGAACAACTTTACCAAA CTCGGCATTGATGAAATTAAAGAGCGACTCCAACAATTGGACCAGAAGACTGGCTTGTTGGATGGGATACAAGAGGGACTG gatgaagggaaggggaagggcacAGTGGAGCCAGACACTTTGGACCTGGTCCGATGGAGCTCCCTCTGTGAGATGTTGACCGGAAAG GGCTTTTTGGAGAAAGCGGACCGAGAAAAAGCATCCAGGGAGGTTCTGGCTGTGCTGACCCAGTTGCCGGAGAAGCACGAGGCGCTCATGGCCCAAATGGCTCAGTTGGAGGCCCAGATGAAGCAGCAGATGGGGCTTGGAG TGTTCCCAGCCATTTCGGAGATGCCTGAACTGAAGTTGCTGATGGAGCAGATGGAGAGGATGCAGCGTCAGGAGGAGCAG AAAAAGGAGTCTCTGCAAGCCATGATGGACCAAGTGCAGCAGCTAAAGGAACAATGCGAGAAACAGCAAAGGGGGATAGACAggctgaccaagagcacctccgACATGGAG gccatgcGCATGATGCTGGAACAGCTGAACGTCACCAAAGCAGACAAAACTGTGATCCAGGAGGAGATGAGTGTG AAAGCTGACAAGAGTGCTCTGGAGGCAAAAGTCAACCATGGGGAGCTGCAGTCGGCCACCACCCAGCTGAGTGAGATGATGCAGGACCTCCTGCAGAAGATGTCCCTCCAGGACAAGGATTGGCAGAAGGCCCTGGAGAAGCTCTTCACTGACATGGACTGCAAG ttggaccggatggccctggACCCTCTGAGCCAGCAGCTGGAGGAGGTATGGAAGTTCATCAAGAAATACCTGAGTGAGGGTCCCCGCTTTGACGCAGACAGCGCTGCTGGTTTCAAGAA GCAGCTCTTTGAGAGAGTGAAGTGCATCTCCTGCGACCGGCCAGTGACCATGGCGACTGGGCC GCACATGATCACCGTCCGGAAAGTTCCCCTGAGGCCTCGTCCTGCCAGCGCCAACGGCTACGAGTACCTTGCACGGCAGCAGAGGAA gGATTTGGAGGGGAACGAAATGACCAGCAACCCACCTCCACAGACCTGCTGGCAATGCCAGGCCCACCACCAGGCCTGCAGCAACAAGCGCCTCTCTCGCTCCCAGGACCTGGGCACAATCTACCCCTACGGAGACCCCATGGCCCTCACCTACGACAAC ACCGAGGTGGACATTCTGGGCGTGAATGGCATTCTCTACAAAGGGCGGCTGAGTTCGCAGGCCGGAGAGCGGGCTCTGGCCCTGCAGAAGGAGTTTACAG CCGTGAAGCCTCCCCGGCCCCGTTCCCGGATGGAGAGAGCCCGCTCGGCCTTTGCAGATGTCAGCACCTCGCCCTACGCAT CATCCATGCGGCGGATCGGTTCATCGCCAAACGGGAGCAACCGACGCGGAGGGGAACAGCCGCAGCTGACCGTAGAGTCGGTGGATGGCATAGTGGCCTCCATGTCCACCAGCTTCAGCCAGTCCCATGTCCAGAGCGGTGGCGGGGTGGCCGGCATGTGA
- the LOC121914145 gene encoding hemoglobin subunit alpha-D-like has protein sequence MVLTADERKVLTSTWAKVSGHLDEMGGDALCRMLTTFPQTKTYFPHYDMSPGSKDLQHHGQKVAKALDNALHHLDNVRGTMSDLADLHAYNLRVDPVNFKLLAKCFHVVLATYLRADYTCYVYLCLDKFFYLLAEVLTEKYR, from the exons ATGGTGCTGACGGCGGACGAGCGGAAGGTGCTGACCTCCACCTGGGCCAAAGTCTCAGGGCACCTGGACGAGATGGGCGGGGATGCCCTGTGCAG gatgCTCACGACCTTTCCGCAGACCAAGACCTACTTCCCGCACTACGACATGAGCCCGGGCTCCAAAGACCTCCAGCATCACGGGCAGAAGGTGGCCAAGGCCCTGGACAACGCCCTCCACCACCTGGACAACGTCCGGGGCACCATGTCCGACCTGGCCGACCTCCACGCCTACAACCTCCGCGTCGACCCCGTCAACTTCAAG CTGCTGGCCAAGTGCTTCCACGTGGTCCTGGCCACCTACCTGCGCGCCGACTACACCTGCTACGTCTACCTCTGCCTTGACAAGTTCTTCTACCTCCTGGCCGAGGTCCTCACCGAGAAGTACAGATGA
- the DNAJA3 gene encoding dnaJ homolog subfamily A member 3, mitochondrial isoform X2, with amino-acid sequence MAAVCASRWLREAAAGGGEARRRRGGLLLLLVRWLSGGPGGPLTPRPALAPRLAGGSCWGRPCRPLLAPAASFHSSPPGCAKDDFYQVLGVPRSASQKEIKKAYYQLAKKYHPDTNKDDPKAKEKFAQLAEAYEVLGDEVKRKQYDAYGAAGFDPGSAGTGQQYWRGGPSVDPEELFRKIFGEFSGSPFGDFHTVFDQPQEYVMDLTFSQAAKGVNKEIAVNINDTCQRCDGKGHEPGTKVQHCHYCNGTGMETINTGPFVMRSTCRRCGGRGSVITTPCGVCRGTGQTKQKKTVMVPVPAGVEDGQTVRMPVGKKEIFITFRVQKSSVFRRDGADIHSDLYISIAQAVLGGTARSPGLYETISVAIPPGIQADQRIRVSGKGIPRVNSYGYGNHYIHIKIRVPKKLTDRQRTLMLSYAEDETDVEGTVTGIANTTTGKRSAGN; translated from the exons ATGGCGGCTGTGTGCGCCTCACGCTGGCTGAGGGAAGCGGCGGCGGGCGGAGGGGaggcgcggcggcggcggggagggctgctgctgctgctggtccGGTGGCTGAGCGGAGGCCCCGGAGGGCCCCTCACGCCTCGCCCGGCCTTGGCGCCGCGCCTCGCCGGGGGCAGCTGCTGGG GAAGGCCCTGCCGCCCTCTTCTCGCCCCCGCGGCCTCCTTTCACTCCAGCCCCCCCGGCTGCGCCAAGGACGACTTCTACCAGGTTCTGGGGGTGCCTCGGAGCGCCAGCCAGAAGGAGATCAAGAAGGCCTATTACCAG CTTGCCAAGAAGTACCACCCCGACACTAACAAAGACGACCCAAAAGCGAAGGAGAAGTTTGCCCAGTTGGCTGAAGCCTATGAG GTCTTGGGCGACGAAGTGAAGCGGAAGCAGTACGACGCTTATGGGGCAGCTGGCTTTGACCCAGGCTCAGCGGGCACCGGGCAGCAGTACTGGCGAGGCGGCCCCTCCGTGGATCCTGAAGAGCTCTTCAGGAAGATCTTTGGGGAGTTTTCGGGGTCCCCTTTTGGAGACTTCCACACTGTCTTTGACCAGCCCCAGGAG TATGTAATGGACCTGACGTTCAGTCAGGCCGCAAAGGGTGTCAACAAAGAGATTGCGGTCAACATCAACGACACCTGCCAGCGATGTGACGGCAAAGGGCATGAGCCAGGCACCAAAGTGCAGCACTGCCACTACTGCAACGGCACAGGCATG GAGACGATCAACACAGGCCCCTTTGTCATGCGCTCAACATGCCGGCGGTGTGGCGGGCGCGGTTCTGTTATTACCACCCCCTGCGGGGTTTGTCGCGGCACTGGCCAGACCAAACAGAAGAAGACGGTCATGGTCCCAGTTCCAGCAG GAGTTGAGGATGGGCAGACTGTTCGCATGCCTGTTGGaaagaaggaaattttcattACCTTCAGG GTTCAAAAGAGTTCTGTGTTCAGGAGGGATGGTGCAGATATTCACTCGGACCTCTACATCTCGATAGCCCAAGCTGTTCTTGGAGGCACAGCCAGGTCACCGGGTCTGTATGAGACCATCAGTGTTGCG ATACCTCCCGGCATTCAGGCTGACCAGAGGATCCGGGTGAGCGGGAAGGGCATTCCCAGAGTTAACAGTTATGGTTATGGAAACCACTACATTCATATAAAGATCAGAGTTCCCAA GAAATTGACAGACCGCCAACGAACTTTGATGCTGAGCTATGCGGAGGATGAAACTGATGTGGAAGGGACTGTGACTGGCATTGCAAACACCACAACTG GCAAACGTTCTGCTGGAAACTAG
- the DNAJA3 gene encoding dnaJ homolog subfamily A member 3, mitochondrial isoform X1 encodes MAAVCASRWLREAAAGGGEARRRRGGLLLLLVRWLSGGPGGPLTPRPALAPRLAGGSCWGRPCRPLLAPAASFHSSPPGCAKDDFYQVLGVPRSASQKEIKKAYYQLAKKYHPDTNKDDPKAKEKFAQLAEAYEVLGDEVKRKQYDAYGAAGFDPGSAGTGQQYWRGGPSVDPEELFRKIFGEFSGSPFGDFHTVFDQPQEYVMDLTFSQAAKGVNKEIAVNINDTCQRCDGKGHEPGTKVQHCHYCNGTGMETINTGPFVMRSTCRRCGGRGSVITTPCGVCRGTGQTKQKKTVMVPVPAGVEDGQTVRMPVGKKEIFITFRVQKSSVFRRDGADIHSDLYISIAQAVLGGTARSPGLYETISVAIPPGIQADQRIRVSGKGIPRVNSYGYGNHYIHIKIRVPKKLTDRQRTLMLSYAEDETDVEGTVTGIANTTTGGRDAARPGADTERPEAGDASEGFLAKLKRMFSS; translated from the exons ATGGCGGCTGTGTGCGCCTCACGCTGGCTGAGGGAAGCGGCGGCGGGCGGAGGGGaggcgcggcggcggcggggagggctgctgctgctgctggtccGGTGGCTGAGCGGAGGCCCCGGAGGGCCCCTCACGCCTCGCCCGGCCTTGGCGCCGCGCCTCGCCGGGGGCAGCTGCTGGG GAAGGCCCTGCCGCCCTCTTCTCGCCCCCGCGGCCTCCTTTCACTCCAGCCCCCCCGGCTGCGCCAAGGACGACTTCTACCAGGTTCTGGGGGTGCCTCGGAGCGCCAGCCAGAAGGAGATCAAGAAGGCCTATTACCAG CTTGCCAAGAAGTACCACCCCGACACTAACAAAGACGACCCAAAAGCGAAGGAGAAGTTTGCCCAGTTGGCTGAAGCCTATGAG GTCTTGGGCGACGAAGTGAAGCGGAAGCAGTACGACGCTTATGGGGCAGCTGGCTTTGACCCAGGCTCAGCGGGCACCGGGCAGCAGTACTGGCGAGGCGGCCCCTCCGTGGATCCTGAAGAGCTCTTCAGGAAGATCTTTGGGGAGTTTTCGGGGTCCCCTTTTGGAGACTTCCACACTGTCTTTGACCAGCCCCAGGAG TATGTAATGGACCTGACGTTCAGTCAGGCCGCAAAGGGTGTCAACAAAGAGATTGCGGTCAACATCAACGACACCTGCCAGCGATGTGACGGCAAAGGGCATGAGCCAGGCACCAAAGTGCAGCACTGCCACTACTGCAACGGCACAGGCATG GAGACGATCAACACAGGCCCCTTTGTCATGCGCTCAACATGCCGGCGGTGTGGCGGGCGCGGTTCTGTTATTACCACCCCCTGCGGGGTTTGTCGCGGCACTGGCCAGACCAAACAGAAGAAGACGGTCATGGTCCCAGTTCCAGCAG GAGTTGAGGATGGGCAGACTGTTCGCATGCCTGTTGGaaagaaggaaattttcattACCTTCAGG GTTCAAAAGAGTTCTGTGTTCAGGAGGGATGGTGCAGATATTCACTCGGACCTCTACATCTCGATAGCCCAAGCTGTTCTTGGAGGCACAGCCAGGTCACCGGGTCTGTATGAGACCATCAGTGTTGCG ATACCTCCCGGCATTCAGGCTGACCAGAGGATCCGGGTGAGCGGGAAGGGCATTCCCAGAGTTAACAGTTATGGTTATGGAAACCACTACATTCATATAAAGATCAGAGTTCCCAA GAAATTGACAGACCGCCAACGAACTTTGATGCTGAGCTATGCGGAGGATGAAACTGATGTGGAAGGGACTGTGACTGGCATTGCAAACACCACAACTG GTGGCAGGGATGCAGCTAGACCGGGGGCAGACACGGAGAGGCCTGAGGCAGGGGACGCCTCGGAGGGGTTCCTAGCTAAACTTAAGAGAATGTTTAGCTCCTGA